A stretch of the Candidatus Methylopumilus planktonicus genome encodes the following:
- the rimI gene encoding ribosomal protein S18-alanine N-acetyltransferase: MQFSNFKEHDLSAIELIENEVHAYPWTRGNFLDSIKSSHTCLMMKLNEEIIGFSVMMFVLDECHLLNMSIKKSMQKKGHGSHFLKEMIQRARLAHSKTIYLEVRISNHAAIHLYDKYGFNEMSIRKDYYRAKEGREDAVLMGLVI, translated from the coding sequence ATGCAATTCAGTAACTTTAAGGAGCATGATTTAAGTGCAATTGAATTGATTGAAAATGAAGTTCATGCCTACCCTTGGACGCGAGGTAATTTTTTAGATTCAATAAAATCAAGCCACACATGTTTGATGATGAAGCTCAATGAAGAAATCATAGGCTTCTCAGTCATGATGTTTGTATTAGACGAATGTCATCTGCTTAATATGAGTATAAAAAAAAGTATGCAAAAAAAAGGCCATGGGTCACATTTTCTGAAAGAAATGATTCAACGGGCAAGGTTAGCTCATTCGAAAACAATCTATCTTGAAGTGAGGATATCCAATCATGCTGCCATTCATTTATATGACAAATATGGATTTAATGAAATGAGCATCAGAAAAGACTATTATCGTGCTAAGGAGGGGCGGGAAGATGCAGTGTTAATGGGGCTCGTAATTTGA
- a CDS encoding ATP-dependent DNA helicase encodes MNGLFIKQFFSEKGELSQSIKDYHVRQEQVDISVLIDVAITNKKKLIVEAGTGIGKTFAYLVPAFLSGGKIIISTATKNLQDQLFTKDIPMIRDALKVPVTLAMLKGRSNYLCHLRLENAMIEGAFMTKEDVTYLHLVNQHAKHSEDGDRAELDTIPESSSIWPQVTSTKENCLGQDCSFYKECFVMNARKKALTADVTIVNHHLFFADLNMKEEGISELLPKATTVIFDEAHQIPDIASIFFGKNISTGQISEIVQDGYQLYLKYMKDISDFEPILNDLEKANKDFRLVFPRESNRYPYQKISSFNRFKSSYQELSEKLKKTIELLALHKDRDTEIEKYFDRTNEIASSFDGWLEDKDNNSIKWVEVYSQSVQLNNTPLSIADMFAKHINNESTSWIFTSATLAVKTNFDHFKNQLGLMDADSVSKESPFNYTEKALLFVPKAMPEANHENFNFAVVNQIYPFIKASKGRAFILCTTLKSMREIFILLQDKIETDQLNYPIYLQGDGSRNHLLNKFREHGHAILIGSLSFWEGVDVKGDALSLVVIDKLPFFSPEDPVLAARIDKINQSGKNAFMEYQLPNAVITLKQGAGRLIRDEFDKGVLVICDTRVIDKAYGKRMWQSLPPFARTRDDLEVIQFLEKI; translated from the coding sequence ATGAATGGACTATTTATTAAACAATTTTTTAGTGAAAAAGGCGAGCTATCTCAAAGCATTAAAGATTATCATGTGAGACAGGAGCAGGTCGACATCTCAGTATTGATTGATGTAGCGATCACAAATAAAAAAAAATTAATTGTCGAGGCGGGAACAGGTATCGGTAAAACTTTTGCATACCTTGTGCCAGCGTTTTTGTCTGGTGGAAAAATTATTATTTCTACGGCTACCAAAAATCTTCAGGATCAGTTATTCACTAAAGATATTCCTATGATTAGGGATGCATTAAAAGTCCCTGTGACCTTAGCCATGCTCAAAGGCCGATCAAATTATCTATGCCATTTGCGATTAGAAAACGCCATGATTGAGGGCGCTTTTATGACCAAAGAAGACGTCACCTATTTACATCTCGTTAATCAGCATGCAAAACATAGTGAAGATGGCGATCGAGCCGAATTAGATACCATTCCAGAAAGCTCTTCTATATGGCCCCAAGTGACCTCTACTAAGGAAAATTGCCTAGGTCAGGATTGCAGTTTTTATAAAGAGTGCTTTGTCATGAATGCGAGAAAAAAAGCATTAACCGCAGACGTTACGATTGTGAACCACCATTTATTTTTTGCCGACCTTAATATGAAAGAAGAAGGTATATCCGAACTTCTTCCAAAAGCTACGACAGTCATTTTTGATGAAGCGCACCAGATACCTGACATTGCTTCCATTTTTTTTGGAAAAAATATTTCAACAGGCCAAATCAGTGAGATTGTTCAGGATGGTTATCAGCTTTATTTAAAATATATGAAAGATATTTCAGATTTTGAACCGATTTTAAATGATCTCGAAAAAGCAAATAAAGATTTTAGACTAGTCTTTCCAAGAGAGTCTAATCGATATCCCTATCAAAAGATTTCTTCTTTTAATCGATTCAAATCTAGCTATCAAGAGCTGAGTGAAAAACTCAAAAAAACGATTGAATTATTAGCGCTTCATAAAGATAGGGATACGGAGATCGAAAAGTATTTTGATAGGACGAATGAAATAGCCTCAAGCTTTGATGGTTGGCTCGAGGATAAAGATAACAACTCAATTAAATGGGTTGAGGTTTATTCGCAGTCCGTTCAACTTAATAATACGCCGTTATCTATTGCTGATATGTTTGCAAAACATATTAATAATGAATCTACTTCATGGATCTTTACATCAGCAACACTTGCTGTAAAAACTAATTTTGATCATTTCAAAAACCAACTAGGTTTAATGGATGCAGATTCAGTCTCTAAAGAGAGCCCATTTAATTACACAGAAAAAGCTTTACTCTTCGTTCCCAAAGCAATGCCGGAGGCCAATCACGAGAACTTTAATTTTGCAGTTGTGAATCAAATTTACCCTTTCATCAAAGCAAGTAAGGGTAGAGCTTTTATCTTATGTACGACATTAAAATCGATGCGGGAAATATTTATACTACTTCAAGACAAAATTGAAACAGATCAATTAAATTATCCAATCTACCTTCAAGGGGATGGCTCAAGAAATCATCTTTTAAATAAGTTTAGAGAGCACGGTCACGCTATTCTTATAGGTTCCTTAAGTTTTTGGGAGGGCGTGGATGTAAAGGGCGACGCTTTATCATTGGTGGTAATAGATAAATTACCATTTTTTTCGCCAGAGGATCCCGTCCTTGCTGCGAGAATTGATAAAATCAACCAAAGTGGCAAGAATGCTTTTATGGAATATCAACTGCCTAACGCAGTTATTACTTTAAAACAGGGCGCAGGTCGATTAATAAGGGATGAGTTTGATAAGGGCGTTCTTGTGATATGCGACACAAGGGTTATTGATAAAGCTTATGGAAAAAGAATGTGGCAGAGTTTACCCCCTTTCGCTCGAACGCGAGACGATTTAGAAGTCATCCAGTTTCTAGAAAAAATTTAA
- a CDS encoding DUF1097 family protein produces MSKSLALAISVGVIAGLWTFLGSGYLSFASIAIGFIAWAASGLVGKSDAMQKTVIGMTFGAIIASVAVYLAGVELPLIGSNIAVGVGVAALILVLVADKVSQVANVGANVLGFASAFTLSPSAASIGAMDLSNPVAIVLVSSILGVVAGNLAGRLAAAIK; encoded by the coding sequence ATGTCGAAATCATTAGCGTTAGCAATCAGTGTTGGTGTAATAGCAGGTCTTTGGACTTTCCTCGGAAGTGGGTATCTCAGCTTTGCAAGTATCGCGATTGGTTTTATAGCTTGGGCTGCTTCTGGCCTAGTTGGCAAATCAGACGCAATGCAAAAAACAGTTATCGGAATGACGTTCGGCGCAATTATTGCATCAGTTGCAGTTTATTTAGCGGGTGTTGAGTTGCCGCTTATAGGCTCAAACATTGCAGTAGGCGTTGGTGTAGCTGCACTCATTCTTGTATTAGTTGCTGATAAGGTGTCTCAAGTTGCTAATGTTGGCGCAAATGTTTTAGGTTTTGCGTCAGCTTTCACACTATCACCAAGCGCAGCTAGTATTGGTGCAATGGATTTATCTAATCCAGTAGCTATTGTTTTAGTCTCTAGTATCTTGGGCGTAGTTGCAGGTAATTTAGCAGGAAGACTTGCGGCTGCAATTAAATAA
- the queA gene encoding tRNA preQ1(34) S-adenosylmethionine ribosyltransferase-isomerase QueA, with the protein MLIEEFDFDLPQHLIAQAPLQKRDSSRLLVLNKNTKLFSDKKFVDFVDLLNTNDLLIFNDTRVIKARLFGKKITGGKVEIMIERILDNHHALAHLKTSKKIFDGTIFEINEDVSVKVVRKEKDLFYIEFNSNLSSYDILEKYGHIPLPPYIERSADKSDEKRYQTIYAKESGAVAAPTAGLHFTDEIFKALNDKKIKYTFLTLHVGAGTFQPVRENDLDHHQMHSESFNVPDKTIQMIDDAKSKNGRIIAIGTTVLRALESKFSEETIQSGFKETSIFIKPGYTFKIVDALLTNFHLPKSTLFILVSAFSGSDTMKKLYQHAIKNEYRFFSYGDATFIERS; encoded by the coding sequence ATGCTAATTGAAGAATTTGATTTTGATCTACCCCAACATCTTATTGCCCAAGCCCCTCTTCAAAAGAGGGATTCAAGTCGACTTCTTGTTTTAAATAAAAATACAAAGTTATTCAGCGATAAAAAATTTGTAGACTTTGTTGATTTATTAAATACGAATGATCTTTTAATTTTCAACGATACACGTGTGATTAAAGCCAGGTTATTTGGGAAAAAAATCACAGGCGGAAAAGTTGAAATCATGATTGAGCGTATCTTGGATAACCATCATGCACTAGCTCACTTAAAAACATCAAAAAAAATATTTGATGGCACTATCTTTGAGATCAATGAAGACGTATCAGTTAAGGTTGTAAGAAAAGAAAAAGATCTTTTTTATATTGAATTTAATTCAAATTTATCCAGTTACGACATACTCGAAAAATATGGGCACATCCCCCTACCCCCTTACATTGAAAGAAGTGCGGATAAATCCGATGAAAAAAGATACCAAACGATCTATGCGAAAGAGTCCGGTGCCGTTGCAGCGCCTACAGCTGGACTCCATTTTACGGATGAAATCTTTAAGGCCTTAAATGATAAAAAAATTAAATATACTTTTCTAACGCTGCATGTTGGCGCTGGTACTTTTCAACCTGTCAGAGAAAATGATCTCGATCACCATCAAATGCATAGCGAATCTTTTAATGTGCCTGATAAAACTATTCAAATGATTGATGACGCCAAGTCGAAGAATGGCAGGATTATTGCAATCGGCACCACCGTTTTAAGAGCGCTTGAAAGTAAATTTTCTGAGGAAACGATTCAGTCTGGATTTAAAGAAACTTCTATCTTTATTAAACCGGGCTATACATTTAAAATTGTGGATGCATTACTCACCAACTTCCATTTACCTAAAAGCACCCTATTTATTTTAGTCTCGGCTTTTAGTGGAAGTGATACCATGAAGAAACTATATCAGCACGCTATTAAAAATGAATATCGCTTCTTTAGCTATGGCGACGCTACATTTATTGAGCGGTCTTAA
- the tsaB gene encoding tRNA (adenosine(37)-N6)-threonylcarbamoyltransferase complex dimerization subunit type 1 TsaB — protein sequence MKILSLDTSTEYMSLGLKIDEDFYSVNIKAGQSHSEIVLPEIKKLLSEHQLTTKDLDAIAFGRGPGSFTGIRIACGIAYGLGYGASIPVIGVNNLLALADSSGKNKVISSIDARMGEIYLGVYIKDSETFSNPIVEGVYKPHELPQIIESGWTLIGNAIETYEKEMKDHFGQQIDDLIDGPYEVVASISKLAKSFIKNKAFELINAEPVYLRNKVAFTTEERKAFNAIQ from the coding sequence ATGAAAATTTTATCCTTAGATACCTCTACTGAATATATGTCTTTAGGTTTGAAGATTGATGAAGATTTTTATTCTGTCAATATCAAGGCTGGACAGAGCCATTCAGAAATTGTCTTACCAGAAATAAAAAAATTATTAAGCGAACATCAATTAACGACAAAAGATCTTGATGCTATAGCATTTGGCAGAGGGCCAGGCTCATTTACAGGTATAAGAATTGCCTGCGGTATCGCGTATGGATTAGGTTATGGTGCGTCGATCCCAGTCATTGGTGTTAATAATCTTTTGGCGCTTGCTGATAGCTCGGGCAAAAATAAAGTGATTAGTAGTATTGATGCCAGAATGGGTGAAATATATTTAGGTGTTTATATAAAAGATAGTGAAACATTTTCAAATCCCATCGTCGAAGGGGTTTATAAGCCCCATGAATTACCTCAGATTATAGAATCAGGCTGGACCTTGATTGGCAATGCAATCGAAACATATGAAAAAGAAATGAAAGATCATTTTGGCCAACAGATAGATGATCTTATAGACGGCCCATACGAGGTGGTCGCATCTATTTCAAAACTTGCAAAATCTTTCATTAAAAATAAAGCATTCGAGTTGATTAATGCCGAGCCTGTTTACTTAAGAAATAAAGTTGCCTTTACCACAGAAGAGCGAAAAGCATTTAATGCAATTCAGTAA
- a CDS encoding DUF2970 domain-containing protein, with product MLNIIKSILLAFFGISNNRKLSQDDAFVEKHGIKYFLIIGFLVAILLLLTLAILVNFILNLIK from the coding sequence GTGCTCAATATCATTAAATCTATCCTACTTGCTTTTTTCGGTATATCAAATAATAGAAAACTTTCTCAGGATGATGCTTTTGTTGAAAAACATGGGATAAAGTACTTTCTCATTATAGGTTTTTTAGTGGCTATTCTTTTGCTGTTAACGCTTGCAATTTTAGTAAATTTTATTTTAAATCTTATTAAATAA
- a CDS encoding S41 family peptidase has translation MRSKFEKFTLIACGAIIGVLISLNLTVFADKAEKNNLPIDELRTFAEVFGKIKSDYVEPVEDKKLINEALNGMLTGLDPHSSFLNTEDFKDLNQATQGEFGGLGIEVGMEDGFVKVISPIEDSPAYKAGLKSGDLIMKLDDTSTKGLTLNDSVKKMRGKPGSNIVLTVLRKGETKPLIFTLVRAIIKSQSVKGKLVEPNYAYVRIAQFQEHTSEDLAKFLKNLRQQNKAPLKGILLDLRNNPGGLLNAAVGVSAAFLPKGDLVVYTEGRAPDSKMNLTAVPGDYLKGGGKDDYLKDFPEDIRTTPMAVLVNNGSASASEIVAGALQDHKRALIVGMQSFGKGSVQSILPMNNGTAIKMTTARYFTPKGRSIQAKGIVPDIIVDDGSDPTFMTKEADLTNHLSNPKDADANTVPKDKDSKPSAPPVKKPEEEKKKTSETPSGPIEPASKADKQFQEAMNILKGLQIIQNK, from the coding sequence ATGCGCTCAAAATTCGAAAAATTTACCCTTATAGCCTGTGGCGCTATTATCGGTGTTCTGATCAGTTTAAATTTAACCGTCTTTGCGGATAAAGCTGAAAAAAATAATTTACCTATTGATGAGCTTAGAACTTTTGCCGAAGTCTTTGGCAAAATTAAATCTGACTACGTTGAGCCTGTAGAAGATAAGAAGCTTATTAACGAAGCACTCAACGGGATGCTAACAGGCCTTGATCCTCATTCTTCTTTCCTAAATACTGAAGATTTTAAGGACTTAAATCAAGCCACCCAAGGTGAGTTTGGTGGTCTTGGTATTGAGGTCGGCATGGAAGATGGTTTTGTAAAAGTGATTTCTCCGATCGAAGATAGTCCAGCTTATAAAGCTGGTCTGAAGAGCGGCGACCTAATTATGAAACTAGATGACACTTCTACAAAAGGCTTAACGCTTAATGACTCGGTTAAAAAAATGCGTGGTAAACCAGGTAGCAACATTGTTCTCACTGTATTAAGAAAAGGAGAAACTAAACCTTTAATTTTTACTTTAGTTCGTGCCATCATCAAGTCACAAAGCGTTAAAGGAAAGCTTGTTGAGCCAAATTACGCATACGTTCGCATCGCTCAATTTCAAGAACATACTAGTGAAGATTTAGCGAAATTCTTAAAAAACCTTCGTCAGCAAAATAAAGCGCCTCTTAAAGGGATTTTGCTTGACCTTAGAAATAATCCTGGTGGCTTATTAAATGCTGCTGTCGGTGTATCTGCAGCCTTTTTACCTAAAGGTGACTTAGTTGTTTATACCGAAGGTCGTGCACCAGATTCAAAAATGAACTTAACAGCTGTTCCAGGAGATTATCTTAAAGGTGGCGGTAAAGACGATTACCTCAAAGATTTTCCAGAAGATATTAGAACAACTCCCATGGCTGTTTTAGTGAATAACGGATCAGCATCTGCATCTGAAATTGTGGCGGGTGCGCTCCAAGATCACAAGAGGGCTTTGATCGTAGGCATGCAAAGTTTTGGTAAAGGCTCTGTACAAAGTATTCTGCCTATGAATAACGGTACGGCGATCAAGATGACGACAGCAAGATACTTTACACCCAAGGGCAGATCAATTCAGGCCAAAGGGATTGTGCCTGATATCATTGTCGATGATGGAAGTGATCCTACATTCATGACTAAAGAAGCAGATCTCACAAACCATCTTTCAAATCCAAAAGATGCTGATGCTAATACTGTGCCTAAAGATAAAGACAGTAAGCCTTCAGCGCCTCCAGTCAAAAAACCTGAAGAAGAGAAAAAGAAAACTTCCGAAACACCATCAGGTCCGATTGAGCCTGCAAGTAAAGCGGATAAGCAATTCCAAGAAGCTATGAATATCCTCAAAGGCCTTCAAATCATTCAAAACAAATGA
- a CDS encoding proline--tRNA ligase, with translation MLASKFYISTLKEAPSEAELISHKLMIRAGFIKRLGSGLYSWMPLGLKVLRKIEAIVRTEMNQVGAVELLMPAIQPSELWEETGRWELFGPQMLKIKDRHDRNFCFGPTHEEVITDIARKEINSYKQLPINFYQIQMKFRDEIRPRFGVMRAREFLMKDAYSFHASKTSLQETYDAIYQAYTNIFNKIGLQFRAVKADTGAIGGDGSHEFHVLADSGEDAIAYSSVSNYAANIELAEAILQDDKRPDAKESMVKFDTPKQTTCDDVAKLIGVSIQKTVKTIALINQTNEVNEFFLVLIRGDHELNEVKLTKVKGFENFRFATEEEVKDHLKCPPGFIGPVGVKSSIKIMADKSVGILSDFVCGANEPKLHLRGVNFVRDVSEPILYADLRKVVEGDVSPDNQGTLQICRGIEVGHIFQLGNKYSKAMKAEYLDENGQTQTLEMGCYGIGVSRIVAAAIEQSHDDKGIVFPINIAPFEVVIAPIGYDKSNEVKASAHKIYDALRAIGVDVLLDDRGERPGIMFAEMELIGIPYRVVIGDRNLKEGKVEFQGRLDQESKLVDEYQIVKEIKSLIAS, from the coding sequence ATGCTCGCATCAAAATTTTATATTTCAACCCTAAAAGAGGCGCCTTCAGAAGCTGAGCTTATTAGTCATAAGCTTATGATTCGCGCAGGCTTTATTAAGCGCCTAGGCTCAGGCTTGTATTCTTGGATGCCACTTGGTCTAAAAGTATTAAGAAAAATTGAAGCTATTGTGAGAACTGAAATGAACCAGGTTGGAGCGGTGGAGCTATTAATGCCAGCTATCCAACCATCCGAATTATGGGAAGAGACAGGTCGATGGGAGCTTTTCGGTCCACAGATGTTAAAGATTAAAGATCGCCATGATCGAAATTTTTGTTTTGGACCGACACATGAAGAAGTCATCACAGATATCGCCAGAAAAGAAATTAATAGTTACAAGCAGTTACCTATTAATTTCTACCAGATTCAAATGAAATTTAGAGATGAGATTAGACCTCGTTTCGGTGTGATGCGTGCACGCGAGTTTCTTATGAAAGACGCCTATTCTTTCCATGCATCAAAAACTTCATTGCAAGAAACCTATGACGCGATATATCAGGCTTATACCAATATTTTTAATAAGATAGGCCTTCAGTTTAGAGCAGTGAAAGCCGATACCGGAGCTATTGGAGGAGACGGGTCTCATGAGTTTCATGTCTTAGCTGATTCTGGAGAAGATGCGATCGCATATAGCTCGGTGTCTAACTACGCTGCTAATATTGAATTGGCAGAGGCTATTCTGCAAGATGATAAAAGACCAGATGCAAAAGAGTCGATGGTTAAATTTGATACGCCGAAACAAACAACATGTGATGACGTAGCAAAGTTAATCGGAGTCTCTATTCAAAAGACAGTCAAAACAATAGCACTTATCAACCAAACCAATGAGGTGAATGAGTTTTTCTTGGTCCTTATCCGCGGCGACCATGAGCTTAATGAGGTTAAATTAACTAAAGTTAAGGGTTTTGAGAATTTCCGTTTTGCAACAGAAGAGGAAGTAAAAGACCACCTTAAATGCCCACCTGGATTCATAGGGCCTGTAGGAGTTAAATCTTCTATAAAAATTATGGCAGACAAGTCCGTTGGTATTTTGTCTGATTTTGTCTGCGGAGCAAACGAACCTAAGCTTCATTTAAGGGGGGTTAATTTTGTGCGAGATGTCTCAGAGCCAATACTTTATGCGGATTTGAGAAAAGTAGTTGAAGGCGACGTGAGTCCAGACAACCAAGGAACGCTTCAAATATGTAGGGGGATTGAAGTGGGGCACATTTTTCAGTTGGGCAATAAGTACTCTAAAGCGATGAAGGCAGAATATTTAGATGAAAATGGCCAGACCCAAACTTTAGAGATGGGCTGCTATGGTATCGGGGTGTCACGCATTGTAGCTGCTGCAATTGAGCAATCTCACGATGACAAGGGTATTGTTTTCCCCATTAATATTGCTCCTTTCGAGGTAGTTATTGCGCCTATAGGTTACGACAAAAGCAATGAAGTTAAAGCTTCGGCACATAAAATTTATGACGCCCTTCGGGCAATAGGAGTGGACGTCTTGCTGGATGATCGAGGAGAACGTCCAGGCATTATGTTTGCCGAGATGGAATTGATAGGCATTCCTTATAGAGTCGTTATTGGTGACCGTAATTTAAAAGAAGGTAAAGTCGAGTTTCAAGGTCGATTGGATCAAGAATCTAAGTTAGTTGATGAATATCAGATAGTTAAAGAAATTAAATCTTTGATAGCCTCCTAA
- a CDS encoding SelT/SelW/SelH family protein → MGTKSKTYKIEIQFCTQCAWLPRALWMMQEILTTFQGEVISVTLTPKSGGIFEIFLDKEKIYSRSDFGGFLDIKDVKKLIRDKISPGKNLGHTDL, encoded by the coding sequence ATGGGAACTAAATCTAAAACATATAAAATCGAGATTCAATTTTGTACGCAATGTGCCTGGCTTCCGAGAGCCTTATGGATGATGCAGGAGATATTGACGACTTTTCAAGGTGAAGTTATATCAGTCACATTAACCCCAAAGTCAGGCGGTATTTTTGAAATTTTCTTGGATAAAGAAAAAATCTATTCTAGATCAGACTTTGGAGGATTCCTGGATATTAAGGACGTTAAAAAATTGATTAGGGATAAGATTAGCCCAGGAAAAAACCTAGGTCATACCGATCTTTAG
- a CDS encoding C40 family peptidase — protein sequence MNFKALLILLILSFSSPSWAEVDSINLSSQEIVVPSELTPTTDKQWANKIPLIIDKAYELTGIKYKLGGSKPETGFDCSQFVKYVFEQALNLSLPPSARSLSKMGETIKFEDLQPGDLVFFNTRKSKFSHVGIYVGNNEFIHAPRTGKTIRVENLTKNYWLKRFNGATRVDPAETL from the coding sequence ATGAATTTCAAAGCGCTGCTCATCCTTTTAATACTTTCATTTTCCAGCCCCTCTTGGGCGGAAGTTGATTCAATAAATTTAAGCAGTCAAGAAATAGTGGTGCCTTCAGAATTAACACCAACAACTGATAAGCAATGGGCTAACAAAATCCCTCTCATCATTGACAAAGCTTATGAACTCACGGGTATTAAATATAAGTTAGGTGGCTCAAAACCAGAAACGGGTTTTGATTGCAGTCAGTTTGTAAAATACGTCTTTGAACAAGCTTTAAATTTAAGCCTTCCGCCAAGCGCTAGATCGCTTAGTAAGATGGGTGAAACTATTAAATTTGAAGACTTACAACCAGGGGACCTTGTGTTTTTTAACACAAGAAAATCTAAGTTTTCTCATGTTGGTATTTATGTGGGAAATAATGAATTTATTCATGCACCACGTACAGGTAAAACTATTCGCGTCGAAAATCTTACAAAAAACTATTGGCTTAAAAGATTTAATGGCGCAACAAGAGTTGATCCGGCAGAAACACTCTAA